In Pseudonocardia sp. DSM 110487, the sequence TGATCAACGGGTCCAATCCGGGTCTGTCCAATCCGGGTCTGCGCATCGAGCTGAGCGATCTCGGGGCCCGCGGCTCCCGCGCGCTGGCCGACGGGCTCGCTGACGCGCTGCGCCACGCCGTCCGCGGCGGCCGGCTCCCCGCCGGCACCAGGCTTCCGGCGTCGCGGAGCCTCGCCGCCGACCTCGCCGTCTCGCGCGGCGTGGTCGTGCGGGCCTACGAGCAGCTGGTCGCCGAGGGCTACCTGCAGTCGCACACCGGACGCGGCACCGTGGTGAGCGACGTCCACACGGACGGGAGCGCGGCACCGCCGCCGGTGCGGCCGTTCGAACCGGGCAACCCGGGCGTGCCGGCGCTTGGCGGGTTCCCCCGCACCGAGTGGCTGCGAGCCCTGGAGACGGCGATGCGGTCGCTGTCCGATGCGGAGCTGGGCTACGGCGACCCGCGCGGCCATCCCCGGCTGCGCCGCGCGCTCGCCGCCTACCTGGGGCGCACCCGCGCCGTCGTCGCGCCGCTGGACCGGATCGTCGTCACCGGCGGGTTCGCGCAGGCGGCCCGGCTGATCGGGGAGGCGCTGGTCCGCACCGACGTCACCGCGGTGGGGGTCGAGGACCCGGGCTCGGTCGGCGTCATCGAGACGTTCCGCATCGGTGGCCTCGACACCCACCCGATCCCGGTCGACGAACACGGCATCGACGTCGAGGTGCTCGCGGCCTCCGAGTTGCGCGCCGTCTCGGTGACGCCCGCCCACCAGTTCCCCACCGGCGCCGTCCTCGCGCCCACGCGGCGCACTGCGCTCCTGGAGTGGGCCGTCGCGCGCGACGGCGTGGTGATCGAGGACGACTACGACGCCGAGTACCGCTACGACCGCTCCCCCGTCGGCGCGTTGCAGGGCCTCGCCCCGGACCGCGTCGTGTACGGCGGCAGCATCTCCAAGACCCTCGCCCCCGGCCTGCGGCTCGGCTGGGTCGTCGCGCCTGCGTGGCTCGCCACCACTCTCACCGAGGTCAAGCACTGGGCCGACATCGCCGAGCCCGTGCTGGACCAGGTCGCGCTCGCCGTGTTCATCGAGACCGGCGCGCTCGACCGGCACATCCGCCGGATGGCCGCCCGGTACGCAGAACGCCGCCGCGCACTGCTGGCCGCGGTGGCCCGGCACCTGCCCGGCTGGTCGGTCACCGGCATCGCCGCCGGGCTGCACGCCGTACTGGTGCCGAAACGACCGCTGCCCCCCGACGCCCTGGACGCCATGGCCCATGCCCCCGACGGGATGGGCGCGATCCCGCTCGCCGCCTACGCACAGTCGATCCGCCCACGACCGGGCCTGGTCGTCGGCTACGGATCCGTCACGACAGACCGGATCGACCGCGGCATCGCCGCGATGGCCGCCGTCGTCCCCTGATCCGGACCTCTTCTCGTCAATGGCTGGTTGCGATGACGAAAGCGTTGATCTCGTCGATCAACGGCCCGCGGAGCGTGAGCACGGCGAGGTGGTTCGGCACGAAGGTGCCGCTCGCGTCCGGGAGGTAACCCAGGACCGCGAGCTGGCCGTTGGCCCGGGTGGGGGTCATCCGCCACGTCGTCCCACAGCTGAGCGGCAGTTCCTTGAGTACGGCCACAACCGCGTCCCGGCCGCGGTACCACGTTGCGGCCGGCGGCATCGCGATCGTCGCGCTGTCGGTCAGCATC encodes:
- a CDS encoding PLP-dependent aminotransferase family protein, which produces MTESTEPLINGSNPGLSNPGLRIELSDLGARGSRALADGLADALRHAVRGGRLPAGTRLPASRSLAADLAVSRGVVVRAYEQLVAEGYLQSHTGRGTVVSDVHTDGSAAPPPVRPFEPGNPGVPALGGFPRTEWLRALETAMRSLSDAELGYGDPRGHPRLRRALAAYLGRTRAVVAPLDRIVVTGGFAQAARLIGEALVRTDVTAVGVEDPGSVGVIETFRIGGLDTHPIPVDEHGIDVEVLAASELRAVSVTPAHQFPTGAVLAPTRRTALLEWAVARDGVVIEDDYDAEYRYDRSPVGALQGLAPDRVVYGGSISKTLAPGLRLGWVVAPAWLATTLTEVKHWADIAEPVLDQVALAVFIETGALDRHIRRMAARYAERRRALLAAVARHLPGWSVTGIAAGLHAVLVPKRPLPPDALDAMAHAPDGMGAIPLAAYAQSIRPRPGLVVGYGSVTTDRIDRGIAAMAAVVP